The Pseudomonas multiresinivorans DNA window GCTGGCGGGCAGATGGTGTGCTGGAGTACCTCGGCCGCATCGACCATCAGGTGAAGATTCGCGGCTTCCGTATCGAACTGGGCGAGATCGAGTCGCGCCTGCTCGGCCAACCCGGCGTGCGCGAGGCAGTGGTGATCGCTCGCGATGCGGGGCAGGTCAAGCAACTGGTCGGCTACGTCACAGGGCAGATCGATATCGACCTGCGTGCCGCGCTGCTGGAAGAGTTGCCGGACTACATGGTTCCGGCGCAGATCGTCCAGTTGGAGCGCATGCCGCTCACACCCAACGGCAAGCTGGACCGCAAGGCCCTGCCGGAGCCGGATTTCAGCCTGCTGCAGAAGAGCTACCGCGCGCCGGAGAGCGAGCGCGAGCAGACGCTCGCGGCCATCTGGTGCGCCGTGCTGGGCCTGGAACGGGTCGGCCTGGACGACAACTTCTTCGAACTGGGCGGCGACTCCATCGTCTCCATCCAGGTGGTCAGCCGCGCGCGTGCCGCCGGGTTGCAGCTGAGCCCGAAGGACTTGTTCCAGCACCAGACGCTGCAAGCCCTGGCCCGTGTGGCAGGTGATGTCGTAGCGGTCGAAGCGCCGGCACGCAGCGCGGCCATCGATGCGCCAGATCATGTCCAACTGGCCGCGCTCGGTCTGAACCCCGGCGAGATCGAAGACCTCTATCCGCTGTCGCCCATGCAGCAGGGCATGCTGTTCCACGGCGTGGACGGCAGCGAAGGCGGGGTCTACGTCAACCAGCTGCGCGTGGAAGTGCAGGGGCTGGACGTCGAGCGTTTCCGCAGCGCCTGGCAGGCCGCGCTGGATGCCCATGACAACCTGCGTGCAGGCGTGCACTGGCAGGGTCTCGATAAACCGCTTCAGGCCGTGCACAAACGTGTCGAGCTGCCGCTGGAAGTTCTGGACTGGCGTGGCCGCGAGGACATGGATGCAGCACTGGACGATCTGGCTGCCGCCGAACGCCGCCGCAGCTTCGACCTGGAACGTCCACCGCTGCTGCGCCTGGTACTGGTACGCAGCGCCGAGGACAGCCACCAACTGGTCTACACCCATCACCACATCCTGCTCGATGGCTGGAGCAACGCCCAACTGTTCGCCGAGGCGCTGCGTCGCTACAACGGCGAGGCCATCGCCGAACAGGGCCGCTACCGCGACTACATCCACTGGCTGCAAGCGCAGGATCAGCAGCAGGCTCAGGACTTCTGGGGCGCGCGCCTGCAAGGCTTCGCCCAGCCCACCGTGCTCGCCGACAGCCTGGCGCGCCCGGCCGAGGGCAGCGGCCACGGCCTGGAATACAGCCGCTACGACGCGGCGGCTACCGAGCGCCTGAAAGCCTTCGCCCGCAGCCAGCGGGTGACGCTGAATACCCTGGTGCAGGCGGCGTGGATTCTCCTACTGCAACGCTACACCGGCCAGCAACGCGTGGCCTTTGGCGCCACCGTGGCCGGTCGGCCCGCGCAGTTGCCGGGTGCCGACAGCCTGCTGGGCCTGTTCATCAATACGCTGCCCATCGTCCAGGCGCCGGCGGAGCACGCCGACCTGGGCGACTGGCTGCGCGAACTGCAGGCCTACAACCTGGAAGTGCGCGAGTTCGAGCACACGCCGCTTTACGACATCCAGCGCTGGGCCGGCCAGGCCGGGCAGGCGCTGTTCGACAGCATCATCGTGTTCGAGAACTACCCGGTTGACGAGGTGCTGCGCAGCGCCCAGGGTCCGCGTTTCGGCGAGCTGAAATCCAAGGACGAGACCAGCATTCCGATGGACCTCGCGGTGCGCGTCGGCGACAGGCTGGAGATCGAGTACCAGTACCTGCGCGCGCACTTCAGCGCACCGGCCGTGGCGCGCCTGCGCGGCAACCTGGAACAGGTGCTGGACAGCCTGCTGCACGGCGCTGGCAAGCGCGTGGGCGAGCTGCAATGCCTGTCCGCCAATGATCGCGCAGCGTTGGCTGCCTGCCGTGGTCCGCACCAGACCTTGCCGCCGGCCGAGCCGGTGCATCTGGCCATCGCTCGTCAGGCCGCTCTGCGCGGCAACGAGGTGGCGCTGATCTGTGGCGACGAAGAGGTCGACTACACGGCGCTGGAGCGCGACTCCAACCGCCTGGCTCATCGGCTGATGGCGCTGGGGGTCGGCCCGGAAGTTCGCGTCGGTGTGGCGTTGCCGCGCAGCACGCGTATTCCCTTGGCGCTGCTGGCGGTGCTCAAGGCCGGCGGTGCCTATGTACCGCTGGACGCCGAGTACCCGCGCGAGCGCCTGGAATTCCAGATGGCCGATGCCGGCATCGCGCTGCTGATCACCGACAGCCGCTTGCGCGAGCGCCTGCCGCTGCCAGCGGGCGTGACTTGCCTCGAGCTGGATCACCTTGACCTCACCGGCGAAGACAGCGACCTGCCGGTGGTGGCGCTGGAACCGGAAAACCTGGCCTACCTGATCTACACCTCCGGCTCCACCGGCAAGCCCAAGGGCGTTGCGGTCAGCCATGGTCCCCTGGCCATGCACTGCGCGGCCATCGGCGAGCTGTACCGGATGCACGCGGCTAGCCGCGAGCTGCACTTCATGTCCTTCGCCTTCGACGGCGCCCACGAGCGCTGGCTGACCACCCTGGTCCACGGCGGCAGTCTGGTGCTGCGCGGCGATGAGCTGTGGACGCCGGAGCAGACGTACCGCGTGCTGCACGACAAACAGGTGAGCGTGGCGGCCTTCCCGCCGGTCTACCTGCAACAGTTGGCTGAGCATGCCCTGCGCGACGGCAACCCGCCGCCGGTGCGCATCTACTGCTTTGGCGGCGACGCGGTGCCCAACGCCAGCTTTGAACTGGCCAAGCGCGCACTGCGCGCCGAGCACCTGATCAACGGCTACGGGCCTACGGAAACCGTGGTCACGCCGCTGCTGTGGAAGGCTGATCGCGCCACGGCCTGCGATGCCGCCTATGCACCCATCGGCAAGGGTGTCGGCGCGCGCACGCTGTACATACTCGACGAGCAACTGCGCCAGGTTCCGCTGGGCGTAGCGGGCGAGCTGTACATCGGCGGCGACGGCCTGGCGCGCGGCTACCACGAGCGCGCCGGATTGACCGCCGAGCGTTTCGTGGCGGACCCGTTCGATGCTCGCGGTGGCCGGCTCTACCGCTCCGGCGATCTGGTGCGTGGCCGCGCCGATGGCGTGATCGACTATGTGGGCCGGATCGACCATCAGGTGAAGATTCGTGGCTTCCGCATCGAACTGGGCGAGATCGAGGCGCGCCTGCAGGATCACCCGCAGGTCAGCGAAGCGTTGGTGGTCGCTCGCGACGGTATTAGCGGCAAGCAACTGGTCGGTTACGTGGTCGGTGAAGTCGACGGTGACACGCTGCGCAGCTTCCTCCGCGCCCAGGTGCCGGACTACATGGTACCGGCGCAGATTCTCAAGCTTGCGCGCTTCCCGCTGTCGCCCAACGGCAAGATCGACCGCAAGGCACTGCCCGAGCCGACCTGGCAGGGGGAGGCCTACGAGGCTCCGCGCAACGAGCGCGAACAGGCTCTGGCGGCGATCTGGCAGGACGTGCTGCAAGTGGAGCGCGTCGGCATCCGCGACAACTTCTTCGACCTCGGCGGCGACTCCATCCTCAGCCTGCAGATCGTTTCCCGTGCGCGCCAGGCGTTGGGCGAGGGCGTGGAGATTCGTCTGCGTGACCTGTTGCAGTACCAGACCATCGCCGGTCTGCTGGAGCGCGCCGAGAGCGTGGCCGAAGCGGCCCCGATAACAGCCGTGGAAGTCGCCGATGATGGCGAATCCTTCGGCCTGGTGCCGATCCAGCAATGGATGTTCGAGCAGCAGTTGGAGGAGCCGAACCACTTCAACCAGGCGGTGTTGCTGGAGTGTCGTCAGCGTCTGGATGCCGATGCGCTGGAGGCGGCGTTGCAAGGCTTGCTGGCTGAGCATGGCAGCCTGCGCCTGTCCTTCGCCCGTGGCGCGGATGGCGTGTGGCGCCAGCGTTATCGCGACGCCAGCGAGATCACCGGCGCGTTGCTCTGGCAGCGCCAGGCGGCGAATGCCGAGGAGGCGCTGCTGATTGCCAACCAGGCGCAGCGCAGTCTCGACCTGAGCGAAGGTCGCCTGCTGCGCGGCGTGCTCACCGACATGGCCGGCGGCACCCAGCGCCTGCTGCTGGTGATCCACCACCTGGGCGTGGACGGTGTGTCCTGGCGCATCCTGCTGGAGGAACTGCAACAGCGTTACGCGGCGCAGCTCAACGGCGATCCGGCGCCACGCTTCGAGCGCACCAGCGCCTACCGCGCCTGGGCCGAAGGTCTGCGCGAGTATGCTGACAGCCAACTGGCGCAAGGCGACCTGCCGTACTGGCTGGAGCAGACCGATACCGCCGGCCTGGGCGAGCCGCAGCGCGACAACCCGCGCGGCACCGAGCGCATGGCGCACCTGGAGCAGACGTTCCTGCGCCTGGACCGCGAGCAGACCCAGCGCCTGCTGAAGGTCGCGCCCGAGGCTTACCGCACGCAGATCAACGACCTGCTGCTGACGGCACTGGGGCGCACGCTGTGCCAGTGGTGCGACAGCGAGTCGGTGCTGATCGGGCTGGAAGGCCACGGCCGTGAGGACATCCTCGACAGCGTCGACCACAGTCGCACGCTCGGCTGGTTCACCAGCCTGTTCCCGCTGCGCCTGACGCCGGGGCAGGGCAGTTACGCCCAGTCCATCCCGACGATCCGCCAGCAACTGCGCGCGGTACCGGACAAGGGCATCGGTTACGGCGCGTTGCGTTACCTGGGCGACAGCGCGCTGCGCCGCCAGCTCGCTGCCCGCGCCGAGCCGCGCGTCACCTTCAACTACCTCGGCCAGTTCGACCAGAGCTTCGATGACCAGGCGCTGTTCGTGCCCTTGCAGGAGAAGCCCGGCGACACCTACGCCGCCAGCACGCCGATGAACAACTGGCTGGAGATCGTCGGCCAGGTCTACGACGGCGAGCTGACCCTGCGCTGCATGTTCAGCCGCCGGGTGTTCCGCCCGTCACGCATCGAGGCGCTGATGGCAATGCTGCGCGAGGAGCTGGACGGTGTAATCGGCCATTGCTGCGCACAGGTCGAAACCGCCAAGGAAAAGGCCACGGTATGAACGCATTGATGACAGAGGTCGGCATGCTGCACCCGGAGATTTCCGCGTTTCTCGATATGGTCGACGAGGGCCGCCGCAGCGGTCGCCCGGCGCTGCATGAACTGCCGGTAGGGCAGGCGCGGGAGGACTTCGAAGCCTCGTCCGAGTCGCTCAAGGCCGGAGCGCCGTCGATGCCCGTGGAGGCATTGCGGATTCCTGTGCGGGATGGCCGCGAACTGCCCGCACGGCTGTATCGGCCCGCTTTCACCGGAAACGGAATGGGCGACGCGGCGATCCTGTATTTCCACGGCGGCGGCTACACGGTCGGTAGTCTGGATTCCCACGACGGCCTGTGCCGGTTGCTGGCGAAACACTGCGATTGCTCGGTGATTTCGCTGGGCTACCGACTGGCACCGGAGGCGCCTTTCCCGGCGGCTACCCACGACGCCCGCGATGCCTGGAACTGGCTGCTGGCTTCTGCCGCCAGCCTCGCCCTGAACCCGCGCCGCGTGGCGGTGGGCGGCGACAGCGCCGGCGCCACCCTGGCCACGGTGCTCTGCGCCGAACTGGCGGGCGAGGGCGTCGAGCAGCCCTGCGCCCAGTTGCTGTTCTATCCCGCTGCGGATGCCAGCAAGCGCAGCGAATCCCAGGAGTTGTTCGCCGAAGGTTATCTGCTGGAAACGGCCAGCCTGGACTGGTTCTACGAGCAGTACGTGCCCGATGCTGCGCAGCGCCGCGATTGGCGTTGCTCGCCGTTGCAGGCGGGCGCGGCCCTGCAAGGCAGCGCCCCGGCGCTGCTGTTCGCCGCGGAGTTCGATCCGTTGCTGGACGAAGGCCTGGCCTACGCCCATACGCTGGTAGCGCAGGGCGTGGAGGTGGAAGCCGAGCGCTGCTGCGGCATGACCCATGACTTTCTGCGGATGGGCAACCTGGTGCCGGAAGTTGACGGGTATTACCGGCGGGTGGCGGAGTTTCTTGCCGCTCGCTGGTGAGCTTCCCTGTAGGAGCGAGCTTGCTCGCGAACCCTCCGCCGCCCGAGCCGGGATATCGGCAGAGTGCGGTTCGCGAGCAAGCTCGCTCCTACGAAGAGCACGGGGCTGGCTATTGGAGTGCCGCCACTGGCTGCGAAGCCAAGTCGCGGCTGGCGGCGTCCTGCAGCGCCGGGCTGGCCCAGTCGGCGGCTTTGAATTCACGGCGGATCAGGCCGTAGTTCTTGGCTGCCGTGATGGACGCATCCAGGCGCCCGAGGAAATCGACGTCCAGCTTCGGTGACAGGACTTCCGCCAGCGGCCGGCCCTGGAATTCGCTCTTGAAGATCACCGTCGGGTAGCCGGCCTGCTGCGATACCAGGTCGATGAACGCATCACGGTTGCCTTCTGTGCTGGCCCACTGCACTGCTTGCAGCTGCACCTTGAGCAGGCGTTCGGTGATGTCCGGATGAGCGTCGACGAACTCGCCGTTGCCCACCAGCAGCGCTTGCAGGGTGCCGGCGCCACCGAGGTCGTGGGTGCTCAGCGGGATTTCCGCCAGGCCCTTGTCGCGCAGCGCGAACAGGCCGGCAAGACCCCAGGTGGCGTCGATCTGTTTGGCCGCCAGGGCGGCGAGGGCGGCGCTGAAGTCGAGGTTGATCACCTTCAGGTCCTTCTCGGATAGCCCGGCGCTGGCCAGGGCGTTGTCGAACGACAGCTGGCTGGCGGTGCCACGGAAGATTCCCACGCGTTTGCCCTTGAGGTCGGCCAGGGTCTTGATCCCCGAACCCGGCTGCACGCCCAGATAATGGTTGACGCCGCGCGCGGTGGCGGCCAGCACGCGGCTATCCAGCCCGCTGGACTTGCCGATGATCGCCGCCAGATCGCCCAAGTAGGCGAAGTCCACTTGGCCATTGGCGAAGGCTTCGTTGACCACCGGGCCCGCGCCCTTGAAGAAGCTCCACTTGATCTGGATGCCGTCGGCAGCGAATTCCTTTTCCAGGAGTTGGCGGGTGTAGAGGACGTCCACCACGCCTCCGCCGGAATGGTTCTGCCCGGCGCTGACGTCCGGCACGGCGATGCGGATTTCCTTCACCGGGTCGGCGGCCTGGGTCACCAGTGGATAGGCGCCGAGCAGGCCGGCCAGCACTGGCGCAGCGAAAAGGGAGAGCAATTGATCAGTGAGGGCCTTCATGGCGCCTGCCTCCTGCAGTGGGGGAGCGCATGTGGCTCCGGCGCCTGCACTTAAGGCATGGGGCTTTCCATCAACAAAATAATAAAAAGACATTTTTTAGTAATTTTTCGAGCTAAGCGAACAACCACAGGGCTTCGCCGGCAGATGCCCTGGCGGCATAAAAAATATTCGCCGAATGCATTGGATGAGTGCCGGGGGCTTCCCTTAAATGGCCTGAGTTAGCTCATTAATGCATTTAAAATACTATT harbors:
- a CDS encoding non-ribosomal peptide synthetase, producing the protein MSQPMDAQLKQVAERLGALPEDKQIVFLRQLREKGVSLSRLPILREGRELAPLSAAQARLWFLWQMEPHSAAYNIPAAVRLRGALDEGALERAFTALIARHESLRTVFRSGRANDAQRHPPQPGQDATADNAGALCALRESDGEVMQCVLPPVPAQLERKDFANEAEARQWLNQCAQRSFDLAEGPLLRLHLARLPSEALLLVNLHHIIADGWSIGVLIDEFAVLYSAEVQGAKADLAELPIQYSDIARWQRLWLAAGEGERQLAYWKEQLGDESLLLTLPGDRPRPLVQSYRGATLDFELPRGLSDSLRELARGQGATLFMLILAAYQLLLSRYSGQRELRVGVPIAGRGRAESERLIGFFVNTQVLSARIDGDESFNAFLARTREAVLGAQANPDLPFEQLVDALQPERSLSYNPLFQVACNHQPSRRDALRELPGGLQLESLELDSGIAKFDLTLNTEESRDGQVRGQFMYATDQFDASTIERLAGHFLNLLRGIVAEPQCPVALLPLLDGREREQLLYGWNATDIDYPRDACLHQLIEQQAARSPNDIALTDGQRSFSYAELNSRANRLAHWLREQGVGPDSRVGVALERSVELPVALLAVLKAGGAYVPLDPEFPAERLAHMLEDGGVRLLLTQEHLLGELPQTGARAFCLDRDWAQLDTYADSDLHNLARPDDLAYVIYTSGSTGKPKGVAVRHGGVVNFMFSMAREPGLEAQDRVLALTSLSFDISALELYLPLLVGGRVVLVDRDVARDPARLLGVVLEQGVTVIQATPSTWTLLGGHEDFSRLTGCRFFCGGEALSAELADKLTTQTEALWNLYGPTETTIWSAAWKIDKGARALLGKPIANTQLYILDGELQPAPIGVAGELYIAGDGLARGYHGRPELTAERFVADPYSRDSNARMYRTGDLARWRADGVLEYLGRIDHQVKIRGFRIELGEIESRLLGQPGVREAVVIARDAGQVKQLVGYVTGQIDIDLRAALLEELPDYMVPAQIVQLERMPLTPNGKLDRKALPEPDFSLLQKSYRAPESEREQTLAAIWCAVLGLERVGLDDNFFELGGDSIVSIQVVSRARAAGLQLSPKDLFQHQTLQALARVAGDVVAVEAPARSAAIDAPDHVQLAALGLNPGEIEDLYPLSPMQQGMLFHGVDGSEGGVYVNQLRVEVQGLDVERFRSAWQAALDAHDNLRAGVHWQGLDKPLQAVHKRVELPLEVLDWRGREDMDAALDDLAAAERRRSFDLERPPLLRLVLVRSAEDSHQLVYTHHHILLDGWSNAQLFAEALRRYNGEAIAEQGRYRDYIHWLQAQDQQQAQDFWGARLQGFAQPTVLADSLARPAEGSGHGLEYSRYDAAATERLKAFARSQRVTLNTLVQAAWILLLQRYTGQQRVAFGATVAGRPAQLPGADSLLGLFINTLPIVQAPAEHADLGDWLRELQAYNLEVREFEHTPLYDIQRWAGQAGQALFDSIIVFENYPVDEVLRSAQGPRFGELKSKDETSIPMDLAVRVGDRLEIEYQYLRAHFSAPAVARLRGNLEQVLDSLLHGAGKRVGELQCLSANDRAALAACRGPHQTLPPAEPVHLAIARQAALRGNEVALICGDEEVDYTALERDSNRLAHRLMALGVGPEVRVGVALPRSTRIPLALLAVLKAGGAYVPLDAEYPRERLEFQMADAGIALLITDSRLRERLPLPAGVTCLELDHLDLTGEDSDLPVVALEPENLAYLIYTSGSTGKPKGVAVSHGPLAMHCAAIGELYRMHAASRELHFMSFAFDGAHERWLTTLVHGGSLVLRGDELWTPEQTYRVLHDKQVSVAAFPPVYLQQLAEHALRDGNPPPVRIYCFGGDAVPNASFELAKRALRAEHLINGYGPTETVVTPLLWKADRATACDAAYAPIGKGVGARTLYILDEQLRQVPLGVAGELYIGGDGLARGYHERAGLTAERFVADPFDARGGRLYRSGDLVRGRADGVIDYVGRIDHQVKIRGFRIELGEIEARLQDHPQVSEALVVARDGISGKQLVGYVVGEVDGDTLRSFLRAQVPDYMVPAQILKLARFPLSPNGKIDRKALPEPTWQGEAYEAPRNEREQALAAIWQDVLQVERVGIRDNFFDLGGDSILSLQIVSRARQALGEGVEIRLRDLLQYQTIAGLLERAESVAEAAPITAVEVADDGESFGLVPIQQWMFEQQLEEPNHFNQAVLLECRQRLDADALEAALQGLLAEHGSLRLSFARGADGVWRQRYRDASEITGALLWQRQAANAEEALLIANQAQRSLDLSEGRLLRGVLTDMAGGTQRLLLVIHHLGVDGVSWRILLEELQQRYAAQLNGDPAPRFERTSAYRAWAEGLREYADSQLAQGDLPYWLEQTDTAGLGEPQRDNPRGTERMAHLEQTFLRLDREQTQRLLKVAPEAYRTQINDLLLTALGRTLCQWCDSESVLIGLEGHGREDILDSVDHSRTLGWFTSLFPLRLTPGQGSYAQSIPTIRQQLRAVPDKGIGYGALRYLGDSALRRQLAARAEPRVTFNYLGQFDQSFDDQALFVPLQEKPGDTYAASTPMNNWLEIVGQVYDGELTLRCMFSRRVFRPSRIEALMAMLREELDGVIGHCCAQVETAKEKATV
- a CDS encoding alpha/beta hydrolase — protein: MNALMTEVGMLHPEISAFLDMVDEGRRSGRPALHELPVGQAREDFEASSESLKAGAPSMPVEALRIPVRDGRELPARLYRPAFTGNGMGDAAILYFHGGGYTVGSLDSHDGLCRLLAKHCDCSVISLGYRLAPEAPFPAATHDARDAWNWLLASAASLALNPRRVAVGGDSAGATLATVLCAELAGEGVEQPCAQLLFYPAADASKRSESQELFAEGYLLETASLDWFYEQYVPDAAQRRDWRCSPLQAGAALQGSAPALLFAAEFDPLLDEGLAYAHTLVAQGVEVEAERCCGMTHDFLRMGNLVPEVDGYYRRVAEFLAARW
- a CDS encoding ABC transporter substrate-binding protein, with the translated sequence MKALTDQLLSLFAAPVLAGLLGAYPLVTQAADPVKEIRIAVPDVSAGQNHSGGGVVDVLYTRQLLEKEFAADGIQIKWSFFKGAGPVVNEAFANGQVDFAYLGDLAAIIGKSSGLDSRVLAATARGVNHYLGVQPGSGIKTLADLKGKRVGIFRGTASQLSFDNALASAGLSEKDLKVINLDFSAALAALAAKQIDATWGLAGLFALRDKGLAEIPLSTHDLGGAGTLQALLVGNGEFVDAHPDITERLLKVQLQAVQWASTEGNRDAFIDLVSQQAGYPTVIFKSEFQGRPLAEVLSPKLDVDFLGRLDASITAAKNYGLIRREFKAADWASPALQDAASRDLASQPVAALQ